One genomic region from Salvelinus fontinalis isolate EN_2023a chromosome 18, ASM2944872v1, whole genome shotgun sequence encodes:
- the skib gene encoding v-ski avian sarcoma viral oncogene homolog b, whose protein sequence is MEAPSSFQPHPGLQQTLKQFHLSSMSSLGGPAAFSARWHQEILFNKDGKTAELMLAMPVQTPPVMSGPLFIPSDHTTERSETVLEREPISCFVVGGEKRLCLPQILNSVLRDFSLQQINSVCDDLHIYCSRCTADQLEILKVVGILPFSAPSCGLITQTDAERLCNALVYSGSYLPHCNKELSSSMELERTEKSFKIYHECFGRCKGLFVPELYTSPSAACIQCMDCRLMYPTHKFVVHSHKRLENRTVHWGFDSANWRAYVLLDPDYTGKEEKALLEQHLKEIKGKFDFVNKLSNKSCRPHSPVPAKKFKLEKINSPSADKEKQPDWLQSLSKSGNKDLKPVQLKQRPSAFRPWSPRSTSAERQKSTSHNERSNHKNVDTSVVPNVAPAPLAYQGGEQAPVGHSQAPGRGDQHISSGPASQCGDSQPVPRLVHINTNTANGVEEMETDGEIEVDDYDDYPPSVPSLASPPSACSSMTWTLTPQTTMRPLEGPVRLVLPGAPSCPELDTLRQTLYGGLDSKEAREKFLQEIVKMRVKQEEKLGAALQAKRSLQQELDFVRVSKKGRLREAIEAKRNLRKEIERLSMEWDRKMREADESRGHLKKELERERQTRVCDKGCEAERLRAKYSTQIEELQVQLQQAEADREQLREELQQEREARQSLERVVKDLQAQLGGPQDTPMTPQHTNAETHRQTQHPNGS, encoded by the exons ATGGAGGCCCCGTCAAGCTTTCAGCCTCATCCCGGACTTCAGCAAACTCTGAAGCAGTTTCATTTGAGTTCCATGAGCTCTCTTGGTGGACCGGCGGCGTTCTCTGCTCGGTGGCACCAGGAAATTCTGTTCAACAAAGATGGAAAAACAGCTGAACTGATGCTGGCCATGCCTGTCCAGACACCACCGGTTATGTCGGGGCCGTTATTCATTCCATCCGACCACACCACCGAAAGGTCCGAAACTGTCCTGGAGCGTGAGCCAATTTCGTGTTTCGTGGTAGGCGGCGAAAAACGTCTGTGTCTGCCGCAGATTCTCAACAGTGTCCTGCGGGATTTCTCGCTCCAGCAGATCAACTCGGTGTGCGACGACCTGCACATCTACTGCTCCCGGTGCACCGCGGACCAGCTGGAGATCCTCAAAGTAGTGGGTATCCTACCCTTCTCTGCCCCATCATGCGGACTGATCACCCAGACGGATGCTGAGCGCCTCTGCAATGCCCTCGTTTACAGTGGTTCCTACCTTCCTCACTGCAACAAAGAGCTGTCTAGCTCCATGGAGTTGGAGAGGACGGAAAAAAGTTTTAAAATATACCACGAATGTTTTGGTAGGTGTAAGGGGTTATTTGTCCCAGAACTGTATACTAGTCCCAGTGCCGCCTGTATCCAATGCATGGACTGCAGGCTAATGTACCCCACTCACAAGTTTGTGGTCCATAGTCACAAAAGACTAGAGAACCGGACAGTTCACTGGGGGTTCGACTCAGCTAACTGGCGGGCCTATGTTCTCCTGGACCCGGACTATACGGGGAAAGAAGAGAAGGCTCTCCTGGAGCAGCACCTCAAAGAAATCAAAGGCAAATTTGACTTCGTAAACAAGCTCTCAAACAAATCATGCAGG CCGCACAGCCCAGTTCCAGCCAAGAAGTTCAAACTGGAGAAAATAAACTCTCCATCTGCTGACAAAGAGAAGCAACCCGATTGGCTACAATCTCTATCAAAGTCAGGGAACAAG GATCTGAAACCGGTCCAGCTGAAACAGAGGCCGTCAGCCTTCCGCCCCTGGTCCCCCAGAAGTACATCTGCTGAGAGGCAGAAGTCTACCAGTCACAACGAGAG ATCAAACCACAAAAATGTGGACACGTCTGTGGTGCCCAATGTGGCCCCAGCTCCGCTGGCCTACCAAGGTGGGGAGCAGGCCCCAGTGGGCCACAGCCAGGCTCCAGGCAGGGGAGACCAGCACATCAGCTCCGGACCAGCATCACAGTGTGGAGACTCACAGCCTGTGCCCAGACTTgttcacatcaacaccaacacAGCCAACGGTGTGGAGGAAATGGAGACTGACGGGGAGATTGAGGTGGATGACTATGATGACT ACCCACCATCGGTCCCATCCTTGGCATCCCCTCCATCTGCCTGCTCCAGTATGACCTGGACCCTGACGCCCCAGACCACCATGAGGCCCCTGGAGGGCCCAGTCCGGCTGGTGTTACCAGGGGCACCTTCATGTCCAGAGCTGGACACACTGAGACAGACCCTGTATGGAGGTCTTGACTCCAAGGAGGCCAGGGAGAAGTTCCTGCAGGAGATTGTTAAGATGAGAGTGAAGCAGGAGGAGAAACTGGGGGCAGCGCTGCAGGCCAAACGCAGCCTTCAGCAG GAGTTGGATTTTGTGAGGGTGTCCAAGAAAGGGCGTCTTCGAGAGGCCATCGAGGCCAAGCGCAACCTGAGGAAAGAGATAGAACGCCTGAGCATGGAGTGGGACAGGAAGATGAGGGAGGCGGACGAGTCTCGTGGCCATCTGAAaaaagagctggagagagagagacagacacgagTCTGCGACAAAGGCTGTGAGGCTGAACGCCTGCGAGCCAAGTACTCCACACAG ATTGAGGAGCTGCAGGTTCAGCTGCAGCAGGCGGAGGCGGACCGAGAGCAGCTGAGAGAGGAGCTACAGCAGGAGAGGGAGGCGCGGCAGAGCCTGGAGAGGGTGGTGAAGGACCTGCAGGCTCAGCTGGGAGGCCCACAGGACACCCCCATGACCCCCCAACACACTaacgcagagacacacagacagacacaacatCCCAATGGATCCTAA